The genomic DNA CGTTGTCCAGAGCAGTGGGAGTAAATGTGTATTTCGAGGAGACTGTAGATTTTCCTTCCAGCTCTTCAGATTTTAGGTTGAAGTCTGACTTTGGAACGCTTCTGTCTCCGTGCACCCACTTGACTGAAACCACATCAGGAGGATAAAGGTCCCGAGCGGTACATGTGAGCGTATGCTGTGCACTCACTGTCAGATGATCTTCTCCGGTTATCTCAGGGTCGCTCGGGAAAGCTGTTAGTAACACATGAGTTAGGAATTATGGACACCCACTTCTTGTGTCGCGATATTTGTGTAAGTTTATTTCAGGCTGACTTCTGAATGTTAACATAATAGCTACTTACAGTAAACCACTATCTTCCTCGAGACTTCAAGCGCACGTGCTTGATTCTCACACGCAACAGTGCATACCAGTGGAAAGTTTGTCAGCGCTTGACTTCTGAAGGACACAAACCCATGTTCCTGCTTTATGGGTTTGAAAGGTTTGTCACCTAGTGAACGCCAGGTGAATGACGGCTCAAGGCATTCAGTCCGGGAGCAGTTTAAATCTACCGTTCCATTGAACTCCACCAACACAGGATTCGGTTTGTCTATCTGGACAACCGAGGCTTTTACAGGAAAACAATCACAAATGTCTGTATTAAATTAATAGGACATTAAATTAATAGTCTATAATAATATACCTCTGTGGTATGCGTCACATGCCATCTGCGAATAAAAATCACAAGGTACCTACCTAATAGTGGCACTATCATCACCCACAAAGCGAGCATATTGAATTCACAAAATCACTGTGCTGTCTGTACAAATAACTGATCGGTGTGCTGGGAGAACAGAGCAGTTTATAGGCGTGCCAACATGGGGGGACTTCCTTGTGTAGACTGGAATTTCTAATGATGATCTTATCCCATTGTTCAAGGAACTAACATCTACATGCCATTGCTTAATTAATACAGTACTTTACACCTAATATCAGATGATGATAATAGACTCATGTACTTGCatgatattgttttattttaattacaGTTCTGATCATATCTGCCATCCTGTGCGTGCCTTCCTTTCAAGGCAACTAACTAGCTAAGCTTTACTGTCAAGAACAATTATGCATTAGGCTATTCGTGTCTATTGTGAATCTTCCTTTTTCTGAAGTGGAGCTGTGAAGCTACTCTTTAATCTAAAAACAGTTATTTAATTCAGCTTTCctccaataaacacacactgaaactttGTTGTATCACCACAATATTTAATTAAATTGAATAACATAACACAATCACATTATGAGCACAAAACTACGTAACAACTTATTTGGTGATCTAGCCATAATTACAATCCATAGAAAATCCAATTCTGTACAGTTCAAGGAGTTAACATACAAAATAAGAGTTTTGTATCCCCTGATacccctgtttgtttgtttgtttgtttgttttcaggggTTGGAAAAGAATTTAGTTTTGCACTCTGTATCCGATTCTGTATCCAGTAGATGTAGTGATCTTCAGTCTTCACTGCGCAAAAGATTTCCTCAGGGCTCACGTAGTGTTTGTCAGCGCAACACAACGGCTTTAGTAGTGAACATATTCAGACTGAAGGGACTGGAAGGAGATAATCAAATCGTAAATATTACACAGTTAAAAAGAGTACTTCTCAAAGGTAGTTGGGATATAGGAAGATGTTTTCTTTACATTTTATGGATTATACATTTACCTCAACATAACTACAGTTGTCTTTGGTATAACAAACAAGTATATCTGACTTATGAGGGGTGTAGAGTGACAACTGGGAAGCAATGCTATAAGCAAGatatacagacaaacagatggAGGAAAGGATGGATGGACGGATATACAAACAAGCAGCTGGATGGATAgctatgtaaacaaacaaacaagcaaggagGAAGGTGATGGCAGACAGATAGCACATCAGTAAACTTACAGGGATAGATCGGCTCAGGTGCCGGCCCGTGAGCCCAGACTGCACCGGGGCTCTGCGGGGTCCAGCTGGACCTCTGGGGCCCGCCGCAAAGGCCGGAACCCTGGGCCTCACGGGCCGGTCACCGGGCTTGTTGCTGGCCTCCTGGTGGTAGTTTGGGGTGGGTGGGAGACGAGGGTCACCGGGGGAGTAGCCAAACCCCAAGCCCaaggacggagagagggagggtgaagaCGCCGCTAAGgagcaggagggggaggaggaggcggaggcaaAGGGCGTGGATGGGGCATCATCTGCATTCTCAGCCATGTTGTCAACCCCGTAGAGGTTGCCAAGTGATCGGGCTAATCTGGGGTTTAAGCTGTATTGGGCACACAAACATTGGGCAGGGCCAGGGGACAGAAGAGTCATGGGTGATGAGATCAGGGATAGGGTCATGtaatgcgcgtgcacacacacacacacacacacacacacacacacacacacatacacacatacacccaccttTTAAGGTTTCCCGCTGAAGATGAGGGACTGCGAGTGAGCCGtcttggagaggaggaggaggcggcgaaAGCATTGGTGGGGGCTTTCGGCGCTTTGGGGGGAGAAATGGAGCTCTGTGCTGGATTTATTCCACTagaacttaaacacacacaactgctgtCAGACCAATGGATGGCGATACAGAGTGTAAAATACAAAAGAACTCCAATCTCTGGCTATCAAAGTAGCATAGAACCGCAATACTGTTCAAGGACACATCCTCCGACCATGGAGTTCAAACAATCCCACATACCTCAGTGCTTCAGAAGTGGCAGATCTAGAATGGCGTCGAGCCTTTAAGGCCCTGAGTTTATCTCCCTGAGTCAGGCCCAGACCATCCACCCTGAAGTCATTCTGCAACAGGCCAAAGCAAAGAATTCAATTCCCTCAACTTCATTCAGTCCTATCAGTGAAATGCAAAGAGTGAATTGCATATCTTATTTTAgtgtaaacaaacaatcaaataaaGAGAATCATTATATCTTACACTTTACAAGAGTCTAAATCAACCCAATCAAAGAGACAGTGGAACATCAGACCAGATTGGTACACTAGCTGCACAGTATGTGTTAAGTAAACCTCCCTTCTGAtgccttaaagcaacaccacaGCACTTTTCCTGtgtcgcacgcacgctatttgtgtACCctgcaaataacgatgtccacaaacaaagtatgtactgtatgtagagtagagtatgttgcatgactATATGAATctatgatgtattgtgacatcgaagcaagtcaaatttgtagtttcttatgtctcatttcaccAAACTATAGAttgtgcggttatagccgatagagggccgcgaagtgaaagcagaagttcaccctgttacgagttgatgaaccgctgaaatgattttggaaatgttatttcatggtacgaaaaactctttagtgctTTAAGAGCTCGTAAGAGATGCTCGCACCCAAGGGCAGTTAGCTTCCTTGCTAGGACACCCATGCTGGAGGTTGCCAGTTCGAGTCCAGGCAGAAGTGGGGCTAAGCTGCAGTTGGGTCTGCACAACTCAGGTTACACAGATGACAGAAAGCAGCCGGCCACATAGCCATCTGATGGGCCGATGGGTCTCCTATCCCATCATGGGGTCTCACCTCGTCCATGCTCTGGGACTTGAAGACACTGGTGTTGATGGACACGTCGTCCATGCTGGAGATGAGACGGGCCACATCCcgctcctgctgctgccgctgacGCAGCTGCTGCTGACGCTGCTTGGAGCGGAACATGTCCCCTTGCACCCACAGACTGTGCTGCTTGctacacggagagagagagagagagagagagagagagagagagagagaatcaagtGATTTCACTTTTTAGATGCTATTGGTATTGCGGGACATTAGTATTCCAACAGAGATActgagaaaatgagaaagatGGGAAGAACTATATAAAGTGGAATTGTGAATGAAATCAGTCACAAATGGGGACCTTAGAACAGAACATTCTCTAAAGAGGTCCATACTCAAAGTATAGTTGCAAGTAATAAAAGAAGTGCACAACATTAAGATCCCCACGTCTTCTTTTCTAGCCAGTGATGGTCTACTCACTCTTCAAGATAGTTCTGCTGTGGCCCAATGATTGAGCCAGGCCTGCAGATCCGTATCCAGGAAATGGCTTCCGCTGCTGTGAAACGGTAGTGTTTCATCTGATAACAAGCAATTAGAGTGCCTGTTCTGCCAAGGCCCGCTGCACATGAAAGgaaggaacaagaagaagatAGACTTACTGGCTTAAAATTATCTATAAAAGcaataaacaaatacaacaaagtATGCGCACACATTCAGAAGGTCTTGTGGAATATTTGGCAAATGATTAAACAAAGTCtaaattaaagtaaaaaaaactttttctcTTGTCAGTGAAAGTTGGTTCtcattacaaaacaaaacataatgaAAACTAGTGTTCTAATTACAATTTAGTTGTACCATTCTATGATATTGATAGCACATTGGCCTGacaaacaaacgtgtgtgtaGGTTACGTTTCATGTTACATACGAGCATATCTTTATCTGTCACCTGATCGCCAAGTCTACCACATCAACTCTCCCATGGGCTATGAAATGCAGGCCAAAGACTTAGAGCCAATTAGCTGACAAGTAGCTAGCCTGGTCAGTGGTCATGCCTATGATAACCGGTAGTAGCAATGCCAGTCGGAAGACTGCACATTTATTTGCAGCAAATGTagacccacatactgtacattgtttcctgactgcccATGTTGTTTATTGTCactttgtaaagtttaggcgaAGTAAGAGACCTGTTACGAATTCCTGAATAATGTGATTGGTTaagctggaccaatgatttcaaagttaggcCCGTCAGGATGCAAGGGTTGGAAAGATTTTGCAATTGTGAAAATCCAGACTCTATTCACTTCATGAATGAGTTTGATTGGTTTACCAGGCTAGTGAAGGACAGTCAATCATGAGCTGAAGAACTCGATACTGATTAGGAAATCTGAGACCTCACTCAAAAAAGATTTGCCATGTTGTGGCTCTGACCTGATGTTACCAGTAAATTGGCTCCAGTCAATTGCATGAATGATAAGTATGAGAGTGTTCTTTGGTAGTATGCACAAGAAAAcgacaaaatatgttttaaagaaAAGAATAATGTAGTTATAGTTAAAGAAAGTTATATGGTGTAATGCAGGTATTCTGGGTTAGGGATGGACTGGGACTGGACAAGGTTGGTtgcaacaaaaaaaggccctgGACTTTATTCCAAATAGGCCCACTGCCATATGCAGTATGCAGGTTTCAGGAGCTACGAAGATTTTGacaaataaccccttaaatgatgacttCTGAAGAATCTTGTGGAAACTAATTGATAAATGGACTTCACATCACACAGACTACATCAatagagtaggcctagctcctGAGCAACTATAGCAGTTTTGAATAATGTAAAGGCCACACCTGTTAAACTGACCTCAGCATGACGTTTACTGAGGGtagaaaacaaataaatcttATAAACCTTATCTTATAGCCTAAACAAAGCAACGCTGTCAGACATGTTTTACCTCTCGTCTGTAGGCCAGGCAGGGGTAGCTCTGTAAATAACCCCTTATGATCTGTTTACATATATTCTCATTTCTATTTAATATCCAGAAAGGCTACAGCTCTCGTAGCCTCCAGAACTGGTCAAAGCGATCGAGAAAAACTAAAATGCTTTTGAAAATTTGATTGTCAGAGTTGACACAAGCATCAAAGACATCGAGAAAAACTAAAGAAAACTGCAATCACACAGAACCCTTGAAATCAGTGCTGCCCTGACCCTCTCACGCTAAACTTAGATTAAGATGGCTAATGCTCTCTCAACATTGCTATTTCACGCAGACTACATAAAGATGCCTATCTCTTTCTCAGTGCTTCCTTGTATTGTGTATATAAATAAAGCTGTTCTACTCTAAACACTTAATCCCCCTTCCCCCATTCATATTCTCCCTCAATTAATAACACTTCCAACCTCAAGTGATTGGTGCACATTAACACCACAATCCGTCCCTTTGGCTTTGACTAGAAAAGTGATCAAGCCGCTCTCACCCTTGCAATGTACCGCCACGGCACCCTCTGAACTCTCACAAATGTGCAGGAAGCGTCGCAGGATGAGGTCGCTGGGCGTGGAGCCGTCCACAAAAAACAGGTCATGGTGCTGGAAGCCAGCATCAGTGAAGCGTCGGCCCTCGTAGATCTTTCTGTTGAGCCGCACGACGTCGGTCACGTTGTGCTGCCTGAAGTATGGGAAATAGGCCTCTGGAGCATGAAGAGGGTAACCTGTGGAAGAACCCCAATCGTCATGGCGAGGTGGACTCTCCTTAGTGTTAGAACTAAACTTCTatatacatattacatatagaAGTCTGTACTGATTATCTACAACATATAAAAATGCTACACAGGGTCACCACACAAGTACAGGAGAATTGGAAAACAGTTTACTctcttattatttttattattgctattattatatCAATAATATTCCAAAGTCTATGAAGACAGCTGCAGTGACATGGTGTGCTCTGCAATGTCATCAGTAGTCCGCTGTAAATGGCAACATGTATCCAACTCTTGATCCTATTTTTAAACTATGCTTTTCTAACCTCAGCTCAACTCATAGGATATAAAACGTTGGAAGAATGTTTACATTCATATTGCAGCaaagataggcctacatacattgCTTCCTGATTGCTGATGCtatttattgtcagtttgtaaagtttaggccATAAGGTAAAGTAGGACATAATGTTAGGaatctgatcaatgtgattggtaaggCTGAGCAAAATGAGTTTAAAGTTAACGCAAAGTCGGCCGTCACTGTGCTAGTGTTGGAAACCATTTCCAATCGCGAGTCTCCAAACTCTTTTAAACCGTCTATTAATCTGGGCTTAACTAGGCTAATACAAATGAGACACACAATTATGCACTGCTGTCCTGTAAATAAAGTATAGACAGACCAGTTCTACAATTTCATTGAACGAATCACACTTGGTAACagatagcatagcatagcctaTCATACCATATCTTggtattcatttgtgtgtttcatatactgtacataaaatcAGATGGGATTATATACGGGAATATAAAGATAATTGAAGCGTGTAGCTATGAAGACACCAAAGCTATGAAGATGACTGAAACATGTAGGACACCAATTAACAGAGAGGACATTATATAGTGGTGTGGTGATTACAGATGTGGTCTTCTCATGTCCCTTAACTCACCATTCTCTATTTTACTCTTTGGGTGTGGGCCACTGAAGGCCAGAAGCTTGCCTGGCACAATCCAGTTGAAGTCCCCGTTCTCCACACGCTAAAGGTGAAGACAATAAATAAAGACTtgatgagagaaaaaagaaaacaaaagagatACTGTAGGATTGTGCTGCATGGACTAAGGAGACCACTGAAATGACGCACGCTCTACCTCATAGTGTTCGTACTCTTCAACATCAAACGTCTCGAAGTTGAAGAACCCATGCTGCAGAGCCTGTACAGAAGAAATTCACACCCGTGGGCATTCACGGCAAATATGTAGACTTTCTTGTTAGGCAATATATTTATTGACAATACAATAAATTAAGTCTATAATGCAACTTCCCTTTCTAATATTAGTTTGTTCCTTcaattcattcaacctttatttcattttcagaaattcattgaGGGTTAGCCAGGGCAAACGGGACAAACAGAGATGGCTATGGTGGGGAAATGCCATCTTTAACAACATCCTAGCAACAAGCTAGCACCaggaaaaaaaatagcaaaaacTAACATAAAAAGGGAATATCCTTACacaacttctctctcttcaatcaTGTCAACAGCATGTTCCTGGCTACTGTTTACTGTAATTGGACTAAAGGATTAACCCCGGGACAACACATGAGTGGTGGGAGTGGACTAGAGCCTTTTTCACCGTTACCATCTCAGTTAGGCCCTTACCTTGCGGATTCCTTGTAAACAGTCAAGAATAGACAGGTTATATGTGCAGTTTCCAAATGCAGCATCTCTGGTAGAACAGGAAAACAAATAAAGCAAGTATCAGGATGCGTGTTGTTTCAGGAAGAAAAACATTCTGAAGCAGCTACAGAGGATTGAGCATGTGGTTGTGATTTTCAATATCGAGTGCATAACATAattctgagtgagtgtgtgcatgcctctgtgtgtgtctgtgtgtgtgtgtgtgtgtgtgtgtgtgtgtgtgtgtgtgtgtgtgtgtgtgtctgtgtgtgtgtctgtgtgtgtgtctgtgtgtgtgtgtctgtgtctgtgtgtgtgtctgtgtgtgtctgtgtgtgtctctgtgtgtgtgtgtgtgtgtgtgtgtgtgtgtgtgtgcgtgtgtgtgtgtgtgtgtgtgtgtgtgtgtgtgtgtgtgtgtgtgtgtgtgtgtgtgtgattgcacctacagtatatctgtctGTGAGGAGTAAAGGACATGTCATGCCTCTGCTTTGCCCAGGGCAGCCAGCTCTGTGAGGATCTGGCTCTGGCTCATTGTATACCAATCTGCTATGTGATGCCAAGCACCGATTGCCCTCCTAGGTCTCTGAGCCTATTCAATAGTTTGTTCCTGGGTTCATTTACATTTCTATTACAAGACTATAACAACAAGTAACTGTCTGTCACTACTTTACAATTCCATTGTTAACCAAGGACACTAGGCATTTGGTCAGTTCCTTGGTTTCCTTGTTTGATTTTAAGTTCAGCTGGGACATTTCActgcacacactggcacactgcACATGCCAATGGTGGAAGGTAAGTATATAATGACAGTGATTACATTTGGACAACTTGTAGTTCAATTTAGATTATTTAAATTTCCTGCCACTTTATACTTCCACTAAATCTTACATATTGTATTTATACTCCATTACATTTATTGGACAGTTTTTCTTACTACTTACGATTGATATTACACAACTAATAGTACAAACACACTTTAAAATGTAACGCATTTACAGGAAACTACTGTGGATGGTGAGACATACCTGAAGGGCAGGTATGACACATTCGTTCCAGAGATAAGAGCCCGGTAGGCCTCCTCAGGAGTTCTTTTTAAGTAGATTACCTGAAACGGGACAGAAGGAGGCCACCATTAGCACAGTCCATCAGAGCACCCAAGAATGGaggatttaatgtgtgtgtgtgtgtgtgtgtgtgtgtgtgtgtatgtatgaccaTGGGCATGACAAAGGTTGAGGTCACTCACCGCATAGGCACCGATTAAGAAAGCAGCGTTGGCTCGTTTGCGTTGGTCATAGCTGGTGTAATAGATCACCCTTTTTCTAGACAGTGTGAAGGACTGCAAAAACAAATTAATAAATAGCTATTCAGTTCATTGCATTATATTTATGTCTACAGTTCTTAATATATTCTATATTCAAAAATACCTATAATAGATGAACTAAATGGAATTtaacaagataaaaacaatacattaaaaaaatcaGCAATCATAGCAAAAAAATAATTAACAATTAACAATTGAATCAATCATGCAATCAAGTCATTGCATAATATGTAACAAAAATGTAGACCTACATGAAAATATAGCAATACATGGCCC from Sardina pilchardus chromosome 2, fSarPil1.1, whole genome shotgun sequence includes the following:
- the cdc14aa gene encoding cell division cycle 14Aa, translated to MADDNDPLGTTEFIKDRLYFASLRSKPKSTPNTHYFTTDDEFVYENFYADFGPLNLAMLYRFCCKLNKKLKSFTLSRKRVIYYTSYDQRKRANAAFLIGAYAVIYLKRTPEEAYRALISGTNVSYLPFRDAAFGNCTYNLSILDCLQGIRKALQHGFFNFETFDVEEYEHYERVENGDFNWIVPGKLLAFSGPHPKSKIENGYPLHAPEAYFPYFRQHNVTDVVRLNRKIYEGRRFTDAGFQHHDLFFVDGSTPSDLILRRFLHICESSEGAVAVHCKAGLGRTGTLIACYQMKHYRFTAAEAISWIRICRPGSIIGPQQNYLEDKQHSLWVQGDMFRSKQRQQQLRQRQQQERDVARLISSMDDVSINTSVFKSQSMDENDFRVDGLGLTQGDKLRALKARRHSRSATSEALSGINPAQSSISPPKAPKAPTNAFAASSSSPRRLTRSPSSSAGNLKSLNPRLARSLGNLYGVDNMAENADDAPSTPFASASSSPSCSLAASSPSLSPSLGLGFGYSPGDPRLPPTPNYHQEASNKPGDRPVRPRVPAFAAGPRGPAGPRRAPVQSGLTGRHLSRSIPSLQSEYVHY